A window of Lagenorhynchus albirostris chromosome 11, mLagAlb1.1, whole genome shotgun sequence contains these coding sequences:
- the MAGOHB gene encoding protein mago nashi homolog 2 isoform X1, translating to MAMASDFYLRYYVGHKGKFGHEFLEFEFRPDGKLRYANNSNYKNDVMIRKEAYVHKSVMEELKRIIDDSEITKEDDALWPPPDRVGRQELEIVIGDEHISFTTSKIGSLIDVNQSKDPEGLRVFYYLVQDLKCLVFSLIGLHFKIKPI from the exons ATGGCTATGGCCAGCGATTTCTACCTGCGCTACTATGTAGGGCACAAGGGCAAGTTTGGACACGAGTTTCTGGAATTTGAGTTTCGGCCGGACG GAAAACTTAGATACGCTAACAACAGCAATTATAAAAATGATGTCATGATCAGAAAGGAG GCTTATGTACACAAGAGTGTAATGGAAGAACTGAAGAGAATTATTGATGACAGTGAAATTACAAAAGAAGATGATGCTTTGTGGCCTCCCCCTGACAGGGTTGGCCGGCAG gagcTTGAAATTGTAATTGGAGATGAACACATTTCTTTTACCACATCAAAAATAGGTTCTCTTATTGATGTCAATCAGTCAAA ggatCCTGAAGGCCTTCGAGTATTTTACTATTTGGTACAGGACCTGAAATGTTTAGTTTTTAGTCTTATTGGATTACATTTCAAGATTAAACCAATCTAA
- the MAGOHB gene encoding protein mago nashi homolog 2 isoform X2, whose protein sequence is MIRKEAYVHKSVMEELKRIIDDSEITKEDDALWPPPDRVGRQELEIVIGDEHISFTTSKIGSLIDVNQSKDPEGLRVFYYLVQDLKCLVFSLIGLHFKIKPI, encoded by the exons ATGATCAGAAAGGAG GCTTATGTACACAAGAGTGTAATGGAAGAACTGAAGAGAATTATTGATGACAGTGAAATTACAAAAGAAGATGATGCTTTGTGGCCTCCCCCTGACAGGGTTGGCCGGCAG gagcTTGAAATTGTAATTGGAGATGAACACATTTCTTTTACCACATCAAAAATAGGTTCTCTTATTGATGTCAATCAGTCAAA ggatCCTGAAGGCCTTCGAGTATTTTACTATTTGGTACAGGACCTGAAATGTTTAGTTTTTAGTCTTATTGGATTACATTTCAAGATTAAACCAATCTAA